In Festucalex cinctus isolate MCC-2025b chromosome 5, RoL_Fcin_1.0, whole genome shotgun sequence, a single genomic region encodes these proteins:
- the sfrp1a gene encoding secreted frizzled-related protein 1a isoform X2: protein MKTTSQAAFGVILLLTACGASEYEYLSWKSTDSYNGGRSYGKPPQCVDIPDDLRLCHNVGYAQMLLPNLLEHETMAEVKQQASSWVPLVHKNCHPGTQVFLCSLFAPVCLERPIYPCRWLCEAVRDGCTPIMEAFGFPWPEMLTCDKYPQDDVCIAMTQPNATESTKQTGYSPICPPCDNEMKTDAMLEHMCASEFACKCIWCITTSGSKVAVTDRKSTQLGNGYFECQSGQNLAPPKLSLLRRPPTKLNVFIQHSITNFQHF, encoded by the exons ATGAAGACAACTTCTCAAGCAGCTTTTGGAGTGATCCTGCTCCTGACAGCATGCGGAGCCTCCGAGTACGAGTATCTGAGCTGGAAGTCGACAGACTCGTACAACGGCGGGCGCAGTTACGGCAAGCCCCCGCAGTGTGTGGACATCCCGGACGACCTGCGACTGTGCCACAACGTGGGCTACGCTCAGATGCTGCTGCCGAACCTGCTGGAGCACGAGACCATGGCCGAGGTGAAGCAGCAGGCCAGCAGCTGGGTGCCGCTGGTGCACAAGAACTGTCACCCGGGCACGCAGGTGTTTCTCTGCTCGCTCTTTGCGCCCGTGTGCCTGGAGCGGCCCATCTACCCGTGCAGATGGCTGTGCGAGGCCGTGCGGGACGGCTGCACCCCCATCATGGAGGCGTTTGGCTTCCCCTGGCCGGAGATGCTCACCTGCGACAAATACCCTCAAGACGACGTGTGCATCGCCATGACTCAACCCAACGCCACTGAATCCACAAAGCAGACGG GTTATTCTCCCATCTGCCCTCCCTGtgacaatgaaatgaaaacggATGCCATGTTGGAGCATATGTGTGCCAGCGAATTTG CCTGCAAATGCATTTGGTGCATCACCACCAGTGGAAGCAAGGTGGCAGTAACGGACAGAAAGTCAACACAATTAGGGAACGGCTATTTTGAGTGTCAATCAGGCCAAAACCTTGCACCTCCAAAATTGTCGCTTTTGAGGAGACCCCCAACAAAACTGAATGTGTTCATTCAACATTCCATCAccaattttcaacacttttga
- the sfrp1a gene encoding secreted frizzled-related protein 1a isoform X1, whose amino-acid sequence MKTTSQAAFGVILLLTACGASEYEYLSWKSTDSYNGGRSYGKPPQCVDIPDDLRLCHNVGYAQMLLPNLLEHETMAEVKQQASSWVPLVHKNCHPGTQVFLCSLFAPVCLERPIYPCRWLCEAVRDGCTPIMEAFGFPWPEMLTCDKYPQDDVCIAMTQPNATESTKQTGYSPICPPCDNEMKTDAMLEHMCASEFAFKTKIKEVKRENMDRKVTFQKRKKMLKAGNLKKKDLKKLVMYLKNGADCPCQQLDNLGNQYLIMGRKVDKQFLLTGIHKWDKSSKEFKKAIKKLKTHKCPAFENVFK is encoded by the exons ATGAAGACAACTTCTCAAGCAGCTTTTGGAGTGATCCTGCTCCTGACAGCATGCGGAGCCTCCGAGTACGAGTATCTGAGCTGGAAGTCGACAGACTCGTACAACGGCGGGCGCAGTTACGGCAAGCCCCCGCAGTGTGTGGACATCCCGGACGACCTGCGACTGTGCCACAACGTGGGCTACGCTCAGATGCTGCTGCCGAACCTGCTGGAGCACGAGACCATGGCCGAGGTGAAGCAGCAGGCCAGCAGCTGGGTGCCGCTGGTGCACAAGAACTGTCACCCGGGCACGCAGGTGTTTCTCTGCTCGCTCTTTGCGCCCGTGTGCCTGGAGCGGCCCATCTACCCGTGCAGATGGCTGTGCGAGGCCGTGCGGGACGGCTGCACCCCCATCATGGAGGCGTTTGGCTTCCCCTGGCCGGAGATGCTCACCTGCGACAAATACCCTCAAGACGACGTGTGCATCGCCATGACTCAACCCAACGCCACTGAATCCACAAAGCAGACGG GTTATTCTCCCATCTGCCCTCCCTGtgacaatgaaatgaaaacggATGCCATGTTGGAGCATATGTGTGCCAGCGAATTTG CCTTTAAGACCAAGATCAAAGAGGTGAAGCGAGAAAACATGGACCGCAAGGTGACCTTTcagaagcggaagaagatgctGAAAGCGGGCAACCTGAAGAAGAAGGACTTGAAGAAGCTCGTGATGTACTTGAAGAACGGTGCCGACTGCCCGTGTCAGCAGCTGGACAATCTGGGGAACCAGTATCTTATCATGGGCCGGAAGGTTGACAAGCAGTTCCTGCTCACGGGCATCCACAAGTGGGACAAGTCCAGCAAAGAGTTCAAAAAGGCCATCAAGAAACTCAAGACCCACAAATGCCCCGCCTTCGAAAACGTCTTCAAATAA